Proteins encoded within one genomic window of Brachybacterium sp. P6-10-X1:
- a CDS encoding mannitol-1-phosphate 5-dehydrogenase, with the protein MKAVHVGAGNIGRGFIGLLLHEAGYELVFADVADALITRLQEADSYQVRTVGQHPTTTVVDGFTAINSSQDPDVLAAQIAEADVVTTAVGAHILRFVAPDIAAGIAARPATSPRLAVMACENAINATDLLEQEIRANYSGDDLEDKALFSNTAVDRIVPVQAEDAGLDVTVEDFSEWAVERGPFDGQEPDVPGITWVDDLGPYIERKLFTVNTGHATTAWHGWRAGHARIAEAIADPSVAQQVEAVLGETSALLVAKHGFTADDMAAYRTKVLARFANEALPDPVERVGRAPLRKLSRHDRIIGPAAELAERGLGCEGLLACFAAALAFTPDGDEEADRLQEILRGQDADAATEEITGLDASHPLFAAARERVAARQRTL; encoded by the coding sequence ATGAAGGCAGTCCACGTCGGCGCAGGGAACATCGGCCGCGGCTTCATCGGCCTGCTGCTGCACGAGGCCGGCTACGAGCTGGTGTTCGCGGACGTCGCCGACGCCCTGATCACCCGACTGCAGGAGGCGGACTCCTACCAGGTCCGCACCGTCGGCCAGCACCCCACCACCACCGTCGTCGACGGCTTCACGGCCATCAACTCGTCGCAGGACCCCGATGTTCTGGCTGCGCAGATCGCCGAGGCGGACGTCGTCACCACGGCGGTGGGCGCGCACATCCTGCGCTTCGTCGCCCCGGACATCGCCGCCGGGATCGCGGCCCGCCCGGCCACCTCGCCCCGCCTGGCGGTGATGGCCTGCGAGAACGCGATCAACGCGACCGACCTGCTGGAGCAGGAGATCCGCGCGAACTACTCCGGCGACGATCTCGAGGACAAGGCGCTGTTCTCCAACACCGCCGTCGACCGGATCGTGCCGGTGCAGGCCGAGGACGCCGGGCTCGACGTCACGGTCGAGGACTTCTCCGAGTGGGCGGTCGAGCGCGGGCCCTTCGACGGTCAGGAACCCGATGTCCCGGGCATCACCTGGGTCGACGACCTCGGTCCGTACATCGAGCGCAAGCTGTTCACCGTCAACACCGGGCACGCGACCACCGCCTGGCACGGGTGGAGGGCCGGTCACGCGAGGATCGCCGAGGCCATCGCCGATCCGTCGGTCGCCCAGCAGGTCGAGGCCGTGCTCGGTGAGACCTCCGCGCTGCTGGTCGCCAAGCACGGCTTCACCGCGGACGACATGGCCGCCTACCGCACGAAGGTCCTGGCCCGCTTCGCGAACGAGGCGCTGCCCGATCCGGTCGAGCGTGTGGGGCGGGCCCCGCTGCGCAAGCTCTCGCGCCACGACCGCATCATCGGCCCGGCCGCCGAACTTGCCGAGCGCGGACTGGGGTGTGAGGGCCTGCTGGCCTGCTTCGCGGCCGCGCTCGCCTTCACCCCGGACGGCGACGAGGAGGCGGACCGCCTGCAGGAGATCCTCCGCGGACAGGACGCCGACGCCGCCACGGAGGAGATCACGGGCCTCGACGCGAGCCATCCGCTGTTCGCCGCGGCACGGGAGCGCGTCGCGGCCCGGCAGAGAACCCTCTGA
- a CDS encoding MDR family oxidoreductase, translating into MRAVLIDAEGADARLVEDADEALLAGPVELDVLFSSYNYKDGMAIAGQGIVRRFPLIPGIDLVGRVTASEAEEYSAGDLVILDGDGIGETLHGGFATRARVRPDALVRLPADLSPERAAAIGTAGFTAMLSVLRLEDGGVTPEDGDVLVTGASGGAGSVAVALLAGRGHRVVASTGRTGENAEYLRDLGASEVIDRGELGDEIGKPLQSQRWAGAIDAVGSTTLANVLAQTSWGGVVAAYGLAQGMDLPTSVMPFILRHVTLAGVNSVEAPPALRERAWDALAHELDLDLLDSMTTSIGLSETISYAPRILAGETRGRTVVDVTQ; encoded by the coding sequence ATGCGCGCCGTACTGATCGATGCCGAGGGGGCCGACGCCCGCCTCGTCGAGGACGCCGACGAAGCCCTGCTGGCGGGCCCCGTCGAGCTGGACGTGCTCTTCTCCAGCTACAACTACAAGGACGGCATGGCGATCGCCGGCCAGGGCATCGTCCGTCGCTTCCCACTGATCCCCGGCATCGACCTGGTGGGGCGCGTGACCGCCTCGGAGGCCGAGGAGTACTCCGCCGGCGATCTCGTGATCCTGGACGGCGACGGCATCGGCGAGACCCTGCACGGCGGCTTCGCCACCCGCGCCCGCGTGCGCCCCGACGCCCTGGTGCGCCTGCCCGCGGACCTCTCCCCCGAGCGGGCCGCCGCCATCGGCACCGCCGGATTCACGGCGATGCTCTCGGTGCTGCGCCTCGAGGACGGCGGCGTCACCCCGGAGGACGGGGACGTGCTGGTCACGGGTGCTTCCGGCGGCGCAGGATCGGTCGCCGTCGCTCTCCTGGCGGGCCGCGGACACCGCGTCGTGGCCTCGACCGGTCGGACCGGGGAGAACGCGGAGTACCTGCGTGACCTCGGGGCCAGCGAGGTGATCGACCGTGGCGAGCTCGGCGACGAGATCGGCAAGCCCCTGCAGTCCCAGCGCTGGGCCGGGGCGATCGACGCCGTGGGCAGTACGACGCTCGCCAACGTCCTCGCGCAGACGTCCTGGGGTGGCGTGGTCGCGGCCTACGGCCTCGCCCAGGGGATGGATCTGCCGACGTCCGTCATGCCGTTCATCCTGCGCCACGTGACCCTCGCCGGGGTGAACTCGGTCGAGGCCCCGCCGGCTCTGCGCGAGCGGGCCTGGGACGCGCTGGCCCACGAGCTCGACCTCGACCTGCTGGATTCGATGACCACCAGCATCGGACTGTCGGAGACGATCTCCTACGCGCCGCGGATCCTCGCCGGCGAGACCCGGGGCCGCACCGTCGTGGACGTGACCCAGTGA
- a CDS encoding HAD family hydrolase, with protein MTAPTSPTSLTDPDATRTRLQEHLDALGGEQLLVGLDVDGTLVDHDGVMSPPMRRVLQRTADQHTVVIATGRSIGATLPIVEAAGITRGYAVCSNGAVTVQLDPEADGGHRIVETRSFQPGHALRTLREVQPDAHYAVETVDGGFHATTGFQDASFGVQATERPLDDLMELEAVRVVVHVPDLSPQEFSEVIAASGVHGVEYSIGWTAWLDMAAPGVSKATALEDIRARLDIAAAHTVAVGDGFNDTEMLTWAGVGIAMGQAPQGVKDVADVVTDSVYEDGTVLVLEALRG; from the coding sequence ATGACCGCCCCGACCTCTCCGACGTCCCTGACCGATCCCGACGCGACCCGCACCCGCCTGCAGGAGCACCTCGACGCCCTGGGCGGCGAGCAGCTGCTGGTGGGCCTCGACGTCGACGGCACGCTCGTCGATCACGACGGCGTCATGTCCCCGCCGATGCGCCGGGTGCTGCAGCGCACCGCTGACCAGCACACCGTCGTCATCGCCACCGGCCGCTCCATCGGCGCGACCCTGCCGATCGTCGAGGCCGCCGGCATCACCCGCGGCTACGCGGTGTGCTCCAACGGCGCGGTCACCGTCCAGCTGGATCCGGAGGCCGACGGGGGCCACCGCATCGTCGAGACCCGTTCCTTCCAGCCCGGCCATGCCCTGCGCACCCTGCGCGAGGTCCAGCCCGACGCCCACTACGCGGTCGAGACGGTCGACGGCGGCTTCCACGCCACCACCGGCTTCCAGGACGCCAGCTTCGGCGTCCAGGCGACCGAGCGCCCGCTGGATGACCTCATGGAGCTCGAAGCGGTGCGCGTGGTGGTCCATGTGCCCGATCTGTCCCCGCAGGAGTTCAGCGAGGTCATCGCCGCATCCGGCGTCCACGGCGTGGAGTACTCGATCGGGTGGACGGCCTGGCTGGACATGGCCGCTCCCGGCGTCTCCAAGGCCACGGCCCTCGAGGACATCCGCGCCCGGCTCGACATCGCCGCCGCGCACACCGTGGCCGTCGGCGACGGCTTCAACGACACCGAGATGCTCACCTGGGCCGGGGTCGGGATCGCGATGGGGCAGGCACCGCAGGGCGTGAAGGACGTCGCGGACGTGGTCACCGACTCCGTCTACGAGGACGGCACGGTGCTGGTGCTGGAGGCGCTGCGGGGCTGA
- a CDS encoding SDR family NAD(P)-dependent oxidoreductase, whose amino-acid sequence MTAMDWEHLPVPDLTGHTVVMTGASDGLGREAALQLALWGADLVLPVRSRSKGEVVAQRIIRETGRPDAVRLARLDLSDLSSVREGAEEIMRLIGPGGIDLLIHVAGVVTRRREETTDGFERMMAVNALAPLLLTETLLPLVRERVVVVASDAHTFGSIDLSDPPPSLCPRGPTSVPTVVVPCGAGRRSCDARRPPWTADWPGRSPPGHGPRRASHRPERRRPAGS is encoded by the coding sequence ATGACCGCGATGGACTGGGAGCACCTGCCCGTGCCCGATCTCACCGGTCACACCGTCGTGATGACGGGTGCGAGCGACGGCCTCGGCCGGGAGGCGGCGCTGCAGCTGGCGCTCTGGGGTGCCGACCTCGTCCTTCCGGTCCGCTCCCGCAGCAAGGGCGAGGTCGTCGCTCAGCGGATCATCCGCGAGACCGGTCGGCCGGACGCGGTGCGCCTGGCACGCCTGGACCTCTCGGACCTGTCGTCGGTGCGCGAGGGCGCCGAGGAGATCATGCGTCTGATCGGACCGGGTGGGATCGACCTGCTGATCCATGTCGCCGGGGTCGTCACCCGGCGCCGCGAGGAGACGACCGACGGATTCGAGCGGATGATGGCGGTCAACGCGCTCGCTCCCCTGCTCCTCACCGAGACCCTGCTGCCGCTGGTGCGGGAGCGGGTCGTGGTCGTCGCCTCCGACGCGCACACGTTCGGGTCGATCGACCTGAGTGATCCGCCACCCAGCCTCTGCCCCCGGGGTCCTACATCGGTCCCGACGGTCGTGGTGCCCTGCGGGGCCGGCCGACGTTCCTGCGACGCTCGGCGACCGCCCTGGACCGCGGACTGGCCCGGGAGGTCACCGCCTGGGCACGGTCCGAGGCGCGCTTCGCACCGTCCTGAGCGGCGGCGACCGGCTGGGAGCTGA
- the ptsP gene encoding phosphoenolpyruvate--protein phosphotransferase, whose translation MAQYTGVAVSPGRVIGTIRSMAPPVAEPPGNEKISEGADPAVEAERIPVAAAAVQEALTRLAERAPGDGKKILEATAQMAADPSLTQTAQGFVLSGGKSPARAVWEAGDQVATMLEGLGGYMAERATDVRDVRARIVAELRGEQAPGIPDVTEPFVLTAIDLAPADTATLDPTRVIALITSDGGPQSHTAILARQLGLPAIVAAKSIHEFADGTEVFVDAGLGTITDEVTEEHHRFAEAWAELQKNPLTYEGGGGVLADGTRVQLLANIGGAADAEKAAAAHADGVGLFRTEFLFLDREDEPSVPEQTSAYVEAFAHMAGKKVVVRTIDAGADKPLPFLTDADEPNPALGVRAYRTSWEKRSVLTNQLDAIAAAAEQSEATPWVMAPMIATVTETEDFAALCRERNLHPAGIMVETPSAAITADRHLAACDFASIGTNDLTQYTMAADRQLGSLAHLNNPWQPSVLSLVKATCDGARAAGGDPEAFGEKAAKPVGVCGEAAGDPGLAVVLVGLGVNSLSMTPRALPAVAKVLSTVTLEEAKALAAQAVGARTAEEAMHAVRAGLPVLGELGL comes from the coding sequence ATGGCCCAGTACACAGGTGTTGCCGTGAGCCCCGGTCGCGTGATCGGCACGATCCGATCGATGGCCCCACCGGTCGCCGAGCCGCCGGGGAACGAGAAGATCTCCGAGGGCGCGGACCCGGCCGTCGAGGCGGAGCGGATCCCGGTCGCCGCGGCGGCCGTGCAGGAGGCCCTGACCCGTCTGGCCGAGCGCGCCCCGGGTGACGGGAAGAAGATCCTCGAGGCCACCGCGCAGATGGCGGCGGATCCCTCCCTGACCCAGACCGCGCAGGGCTTCGTGCTCTCCGGCGGCAAGTCCCCGGCGCGCGCCGTCTGGGAGGCCGGCGACCAAGTCGCCACCATGCTCGAGGGCCTGGGCGGCTACATGGCCGAGCGCGCGACGGACGTGCGCGACGTGCGCGCCCGCATCGTCGCCGAGCTGCGCGGCGAGCAGGCCCCCGGGATCCCGGACGTCACCGAGCCCTTCGTGCTCACCGCGATCGACCTCGCCCCGGCCGATACCGCCACCCTCGACCCGACCCGGGTGATCGCCCTGATCACCTCCGACGGCGGTCCCCAGTCGCACACCGCGATCCTTGCCCGCCAGCTGGGCCTGCCCGCGATCGTGGCGGCCAAGAGCATCCACGAGTTCGCCGACGGCACCGAGGTGTTCGTCGACGCCGGGCTGGGCACCATCACCGACGAGGTCACCGAGGAGCACCACCGCTTCGCCGAGGCCTGGGCCGAGCTGCAGAAGAACCCGCTGACCTACGAGGGCGGGGGAGGGGTCCTGGCCGACGGGACCCGCGTGCAGCTGCTGGCCAACATCGGCGGCGCGGCCGACGCCGAGAAGGCCGCCGCGGCGCACGCCGACGGGGTGGGTCTGTTCCGCACCGAGTTCCTGTTCCTGGACCGCGAGGACGAGCCGAGCGTCCCGGAGCAGACGTCGGCCTATGTCGAGGCGTTCGCGCACATGGCCGGCAAGAAGGTCGTGGTGCGCACCATCGATGCCGGCGCCGACAAGCCGCTGCCGTTCCTCACCGACGCCGACGAGCCCAACCCGGCTCTCGGGGTGCGGGCCTACCGCACCTCCTGGGAGAAGCGCTCGGTGCTGACCAACCAGCTCGACGCGATCGCCGCCGCCGCCGAGCAGTCCGAGGCGACGCCCTGGGTGATGGCCCCGATGATCGCCACCGTCACCGAGACCGAGGACTTCGCGGCCCTGTGCCGGGAGCGGAACCTCCACCCCGCCGGGATCATGGTCGAGACCCCGTCGGCCGCGATCACCGCGGACCGACACCTGGCCGCCTGCGACTTCGCGTCCATCGGCACCAACGACCTCACCCAGTACACGATGGCCGCCGACCGTCAGCTGGGCTCCCTGGCCCATCTCAACAACCCGTGGCAGCCCTCGGTGCTGTCCCTGGTCAAGGCCACCTGCGACGGGGCCCGCGCCGCCGGCGGCGACCCCGAGGCCTTCGGGGAGAAGGCCGCCAAACCCGTGGGCGTGTGCGGCGAGGCCGCGGGTGACCCGGGCCTGGCCGTGGTGCTCGTCGGTCTCGGCGTGAACAGCCTGTCCATGACCCCGCGAGCGCTGCCCGCGGTCGCGAAGGTCCTCTCCACCGTCACCCTCGAGGAGGCGAAGGCGCTCGCGGCGCAGGCCGTCGGCGCCCGCACGGCCGAGGAGGCCATGCATGCGGTGCGCGCCGGGCTGCCGGTCCTGGGGGAGCTGGGACTGTGA
- a CDS encoding diacylglycerol kinase family protein — protein sequence MDQPLLVLNIVSIIILVVAVVLLAVALRHLARHRREIGELRARTERHEKEMREASTPGGTDGELSGDAAGSAGTVSSPDRVQQVAVVLNPAKFDDAEQFRTRVREIAEHLEGAEVVFYETSVEDPGRGQARQARLDGADLVIAAGGDGTVRLVASVLAGTDTRMGIIPSGTGNLLARNLDIPLEDPSAAMTAALAGHDKQIDVGWLRTGGSISEAASSAEQIFLVIAGFGADAEMIGHTDDTLKKRLGWVAYVFGGVRTILGRSVDVVLDFPDGTRHAHKARTVLLGNVGKLPGGFVLMPDATADNGRLEIVVAGWKGAAGFSQVLTEVVTPKLVPRGRFAETTRLSSMDRYQATEVKVATTKAQPVQLDGDTDAEATHLIARIDPGSLRLRVPAGTDSTQP from the coding sequence ATGGACCAGCCCCTCCTCGTGCTCAACATCGTCTCGATCATCATCCTGGTCGTGGCGGTCGTGCTGCTGGCCGTGGCCCTGCGGCACCTGGCCCGGCACCGTCGGGAGATCGGCGAGCTGCGCGCGAGGACCGAGAGGCACGAGAAGGAGATGCGCGAGGCATCGACCCCCGGCGGCACGGACGGGGAGCTCTCCGGCGACGCTGCGGGCTCCGCCGGGACGGTCAGCTCCCCGGACCGGGTCCAGCAGGTCGCCGTGGTCCTGAACCCCGCGAAGTTCGACGACGCCGAGCAGTTCCGCACCCGGGTGCGCGAGATCGCCGAGCACCTCGAGGGGGCGGAGGTCGTCTTCTACGAGACCAGCGTCGAGGACCCGGGCCGCGGGCAGGCGCGCCAGGCCCGACTGGACGGCGCGGACCTGGTGATCGCCGCCGGCGGGGACGGCACCGTGCGCCTGGTCGCCTCCGTGCTCGCCGGGACCGACACCCGGATGGGCATCATCCCCTCGGGCACCGGGAACCTGCTGGCCCGCAACCTCGACATCCCGCTGGAGGATCCCTCGGCCGCGATGACCGCGGCCCTGGCCGGCCACGACAAGCAGATCGACGTGGGCTGGCTGCGCACCGGCGGCTCGATCAGCGAGGCGGCGAGCTCTGCCGAACAGATCTTCCTGGTCATCGCCGGCTTCGGAGCCGACGCCGAGATGATCGGCCATACCGACGACACGCTGAAGAAGCGCCTGGGCTGGGTCGCCTACGTGTTCGGCGGGGTGCGCACGATCCTGGGGCGCTCGGTCGACGTGGTCCTGGACTTCCCCGACGGCACCCGTCACGCGCACAAGGCCCGCACCGTGCTGCTGGGCAACGTCGGCAAGCTGCCCGGCGGCTTCGTGCTCATGCCGGACGCGACCGCGGACAACGGACGGCTGGAGATCGTGGTGGCCGGGTGGAAGGGCGCGGCCGGCTTCAGCCAGGTGCTCACCGAGGTCGTGACCCCCAAGCTCGTCCCCCGGGGCAGGTTCGCCGAGACGACCCGACTCTCCTCGATGGACCGCTACCAGGCCACCGAGGTGAAGGTCGCGACCACGAAGGCTCAGCCCGTACAGCTGGACGGCGACACCGACGCCGAGGCCACGCACCTGATCGCCCGGATCGACCCGGGGTCGCTGCGACTGCGGGTCCCGGCGGGCACGGACTCGACGCAGCCCTGA
- a CDS encoding NAD(P)H-quinone oxidoreductase: protein MRAIAITEDHHLEPVDLPEPVPAPGEVLVDVVAAGVNRADVAQTAGKYPPPPGASELPGLEISGRRRDTGEAVVALLAGGGYAEVVAVPEGQLLPVPENTDLVEAAGVVEVCATVVSNLVLEGRLRDGETVLIHGGTGGIGTVAIQLARQLGARVLTTVGSEEAIARVRELGADAAWNRRTTDLLEAVRETGGADVILDVVGGSALADNVSMLREHGRLVIIGTLGGASGELPIGMLMGKRARVIGTTLRSRRTEGKREILEATRELVWPLLADGSLQIPIHARFPLERAAEAHDVLREGGHLGKVVLEVAETQPRNR from the coding sequence ATGCGCGCGATCGCCATCACCGAGGACCACCACCTCGAACCGGTGGACCTGCCCGAGCCCGTCCCTGCCCCCGGCGAGGTTCTCGTCGACGTGGTCGCCGCCGGCGTGAACCGCGCCGACGTGGCCCAGACCGCCGGGAAGTACCCGCCGCCCCCGGGTGCCTCCGAGCTGCCCGGCCTGGAGATCTCCGGCCGCCGCCGGGACACCGGCGAAGCCGTGGTGGCGCTGCTGGCGGGCGGCGGCTACGCCGAGGTGGTCGCGGTCCCCGAGGGCCAGCTGCTGCCGGTGCCCGAGAACACCGACCTGGTCGAGGCCGCCGGGGTGGTCGAGGTGTGCGCGACCGTCGTCTCCAACCTGGTGCTCGAAGGGCGCCTGCGCGACGGCGAGACCGTGCTGATCCACGGCGGCACCGGCGGCATCGGCACCGTCGCGATCCAGCTGGCGCGGCAGCTCGGCGCCCGGGTGCTGACCACCGTCGGCTCCGAGGAGGCGATCGCGCGCGTGCGGGAGCTGGGGGCCGACGCCGCCTGGAACCGCCGCACCACCGACCTGCTCGAGGCGGTGCGGGAGACCGGCGGGGCCGACGTGATCCTCGACGTGGTCGGCGGCTCCGCGCTCGCGGACAACGTGTCGATGCTGCGCGAGCACGGCCGTCTGGTCATCATCGGCACCCTCGGCGGGGCCAGCGGCGAGCTGCCGATCGGGATGCTGATGGGCAAGCGCGCCCGCGTCATCGGCACCACGCTGCGCTCGCGGCGCACCGAGGGCAAGCGCGAGATCCTCGAGGCCACCCGCGAGCTGGTCTGGCCGCTGCTGGCCGATGGGTCGCTGCAGATCCCGATCCATGCCCGATTCCCGCTCGAGCGCGCCGCGGAGGCGCATGACGTGCTGCGCGAGGGTGGGCATCTGGGCAAGGTGGTCCTGGAGGTCGCGGAGACGCAGCCCCGGAACCGCTGA
- a CDS encoding HPr family phosphocarrier protein — translation MAERTVTIASASGLHARPAGIFAQAAGEQPATVTIEKPGGSPVQASSMLMLMTLGAGKGDEVTLRAEGEGADESVNALADLLEKDLDAEE, via the coding sequence ATGGCAGAGCGCACCGTCACCATCGCCAGCGCCTCCGGGCTCCACGCGCGCCCCGCGGGAATCTTCGCGCAGGCGGCCGGCGAGCAGCCCGCGACCGTCACCATCGAGAAGCCGGGCGGCAGCCCCGTCCAGGCCTCCAGCATGCTGATGCTGATGACGCTCGGCGCGGGCAAGGGCGATGAGGTCACCCTGCGCGCCGAGGGTGAGGGCGCCGATGAGTCGGTGAACGCTCTCGCGGACCTGCTGGAGAAGGACCTCGACGCCGAGGAGTGA
- the serS gene encoding serine--tRNA ligase, with amino-acid sequence MIDLRLLRENPDAVRDAQRARRRDPSAVDAVLEADSRWREATGSFESARAEQKAFGKQVAQAAGEEKQRLLAEVKQLAADVKHLQAEADEAIAARDTLLRAIPNVAEGAPEGLEDDFALRETVGENPAFEHPVKDHLELAEGLKAIDMARGAKVSGARFYFLTGVGAQLELAILNSAIDQATKAGFTPMITPTLVLPESMEGTGFLGEHADEVYHLDKDDDLYLVGTSEVALASYHKDEVLDLSDGPIRYAGWSACYRREAGSYGRDTRGIIRVHQFHKVEMFSYCRIEDSYAEHERLLDLEREMLARIDVPYRIIDTAAGDLGTSAARKYDCEAWMPSQNTYRELTSTSNTTQFQARRLNIRERTVDGLRPVATLNGTLGTTRFIAAILENHQRPDGSVVVPEGLRPYLGGREVFEVTA; translated from the coding sequence ATGATCGATCTGCGGCTCCTGCGCGAGAATCCCGATGCCGTCCGTGACGCCCAGAGGGCGCGTCGGCGAGACCCCTCTGCCGTCGACGCGGTGCTCGAGGCCGACTCCCGCTGGCGCGAGGCGACCGGATCCTTCGAGTCCGCGCGAGCCGAGCAGAAGGCCTTCGGCAAGCAGGTCGCCCAGGCCGCAGGCGAGGAGAAGCAGCGGCTGCTGGCCGAGGTCAAGCAGCTCGCCGCCGACGTCAAGCACCTGCAGGCGGAGGCCGACGAGGCCATCGCCGCCCGGGACACCCTGCTGCGCGCCATCCCGAACGTCGCCGAGGGCGCCCCCGAGGGGCTCGAGGACGACTTCGCCCTCCGCGAGACCGTCGGGGAGAACCCCGCCTTCGAGCACCCGGTCAAGGACCATCTGGAGCTCGCCGAGGGTCTGAAGGCGATCGACATGGCCCGTGGCGCGAAGGTCTCCGGGGCCCGCTTCTACTTCCTCACCGGCGTCGGCGCCCAGCTCGAGCTCGCGATCCTGAACTCAGCGATCGACCAGGCCACGAAGGCCGGTTTCACCCCGATGATCACCCCGACCCTGGTGCTTCCCGAGTCGATGGAGGGCACCGGCTTCCTCGGCGAGCACGCCGACGAGGTCTACCACCTCGACAAGGACGACGACCTCTACCTCGTCGGCACCAGCGAGGTGGCCCTGGCCAGCTACCACAAGGACGAGGTCCTCGACCTCTCCGACGGCCCGATCCGCTACGCCGGCTGGAGCGCCTGCTACCGCCGCGAGGCCGGCAGCTACGGCAGGGACACCCGCGGTATCATCCGCGTCCACCAGTTCCACAAGGTCGAGATGTTCTCCTACTGCCGCATCGAGGACTCCTACGCGGAGCACGAGCGCCTGCTGGACCTCGAGCGCGAGATGCTCGCGCGGATCGACGTGCCCTACCGCATCATCGACACGGCCGCCGGCGACCTCGGCACCTCCGCCGCCCGCAAGTACGACTGCGAGGCGTGGATGCCCAGCCAGAACACCTACCGCGAGCTCACCTCGACCTCGAACACCACCCAGTTCCAGGCGAGGCGGCTGAACATCCGCGAGCGCACCGTCGACGGCCTGCGCCCTGTCGCGACGCTGAACGGCACCCTCGGGACCACCCGCTTCATCGCGGCGATCCTCGAGAACCATCAGCGCCCCGACGGGTCGGTGGTGGTCCCGGAGGGACTGCGGCCCTACCTCGGCGGGCGTGAGGTCTTCGAGGTCACCGCCTGA